Proteins encoded within one genomic window of Triticum aestivum cultivar Chinese Spring chromosome 2D, IWGSC CS RefSeq v2.1, whole genome shotgun sequence:
- the LOC123050438 gene encoding uncharacterized protein yields MANFAVQLKDRFFGLVDRVAGCGRAGVREEGPQVGAGAGRAGARRDSTERPQCVRRIGGGSQLDSVDATRLLLSADVWSVIASFQIHVPSLVLKVETNAFLAGVLNA; encoded by the exons ATGGCCAACTTCGCCGTCCAGCTCAAGGATAGGTTTTTCGGCCTTGTCGACCGGGTCGCCGGCTGCGGCCGCGCCGGGGTCAGGGAGGAGGGCCCCCaagtcggcgccggcgccggccgtgCAGGAG CACGTCGAGATTCGACCGAGAGGCCCCAATGTGTCAGGAGGATCGGAGGCGGGAGTCAATTAGACAGTGTGGATGCTACTCGTTTGTTACTGTCTGCTGATGTCTGGAGTGTTATCGCTTCGTTTCAGATTCACGTGCCTTCCCTTGTTCTGAAAGTTGAAACAAATGCTTTCCTTGCTGGTGTTCTGAATGCGTGA